A part of Tigriopus californicus strain San Diego chromosome 10, Tcal_SD_v2.1, whole genome shotgun sequence genomic DNA contains:
- the LOC131888214 gene encoding retinol dehydrogenase 13-like — MIFSKRGQAVITAGGVLCTLAGVTVIWKDKIGGEKLYDRDNDQRSIKERMKGKVIIVTGSNSGLGEETAYTLAQAGAKVYMACRNMARCESARQNIVLATKNRYVYCRECDLASLKSIRQFVDNFKAQEHHLDVLINNAGVMNCPKSYSKDGIEMHWAVNHLGHFLLTSLLKDYLVQAAPSRIIFLINLDYRKAQLDLKHLHQVEKYNAAQAFEQSQLANMLLVHHLAQELRESGVTVNAAYPGVVRTQIKRHMGVDKSILGNFLSNPLLWFLTSDVMRGSQTTLFLAMDPSVVTTTGKLFSKSKEIDKDPMAEDSTLAKRLVAVDKYWSGLVSSKEELAKEMR, encoded by the exons ATGATTTTCTCCAAACGTGGACAAGCCGTAATCACGGCAGGAGGTGTATTGTGTACATTAGCAGGCGTCACGGTCATCTGGAAAGACAAGATCGGAGGGGAAAAGCTCTACGATCGTGATAATGATCAACGGAGCATCAAGGAGCGAATGAAGGGGAAGGTGATCATCGTGACGGGGTCCAACTCCG GTTTGGGTGAAGAAACCGCCTACACGTTGGCTCAAGCCGGTGCCAAGGTCTATATGGCCTGTCGGAACATGGCCCGTTGTGAAAGTGCCCGTCAGAATATCGTACTGGCCACCAAAAATAG GTATGTTTATTGCCGAGAATGTGATTTGGCCTCGCTGAAATCCATTCGACAGTTTGTGGACAATTTTAAGGCTCAAGAACATCACTTGGATGTGCTCATCAACAATGCTGGGGTGATGAATTGCCCGAAAAGCTATTCCAAGGATGGAATCGAAATGCATTGGGCCGTGAATCACCTAGGTCACTTCTTGTTGACCAGCCTATTGAAAGATTACTTGGTACAAGCGGCTCCCAGTCGCATCATCTTCTTGATCAATCTCGACTATCGCAAGGCTCAACTTGACCTGAAACATTTGCACCAGGTCGAAAAATACAATGCGGCTCAGGCCTTTGAGCAAAGTCAGTTGGCCAACATGCTTTTGGTTCACCATCTCGCCCAAGAACTGAGAGAATCGGGCGTGACAGTGAATGCCGCCTACCCAGGCGTGGTTCGAACCCAGATCAAGCGCCACATGGGCGTGGACAAGAGCATTCTTGGGAATTTTCTCTCCAACCCACTGCTCTGGTTTCTAACGAGTGATGTGATGCGTGGCTCACAAACCACGTTATTCCTGGCCATGGACCCCAGTGTGGTCACCACGACGggcaaacttttttccaagtcCAAGGAAATTGACAAAGACCCTATGGCTGAAGATTCCACTTTAGCTAAAAGACTCGTCGCGGTCGATAAATATTGGTCGGGATTGGTGTCGTCCAAGGAAGAGTTGGCCAAAGAAATGCGGTGA
- the LOC131888215 gene encoding SOSS complex subunit B2-like, with amino-acid sequence MGEYTPIRSLKPGMKDMTLMFIVLDVGRPNTTKESHEVRTVSVADKTGSVNVSLWDEPGKHVQSGDIIRMTKGYTSIWKACLTLYVGKGGEFTKVGEFCLIFSEVPFLSEPNPEFAAIAASNHADRDRSGGGGGGGGGGGGGMDGGGSRKPFNRANNGGPIGSNTPPVGSLAGSTNLEGAGAPRARFSANGVGPPAVGLGTSNMPWNPNVAPPGLARNAMGLSSVRSNVKR; translated from the exons ATGGGCGAGTACACGCCCATTCGAAGTCTGAAACCCGGTATGAAGGACATGACTCTGATGTTTATCGTGTTGGACGTGGGTCGGCCCAACACCACCAAAGAGTCTCATGAAGTGCGCACCGTGAGTGTGGCCGACAAGACCGGGTCCGTCAATGTCTCGTTGTGGGACGAACCCGGGAAGCACGTCCAATCCGGGGATATCATCCGCATGACCAAAGGTTACACCAGCATTTGGAAAGCTTGTCTCACGCTTTACGTTGGAAAAGGCGGCGAATTCACCAAAGTCGGCGAGTTCTGTCTCATCTTTTCCGAGGTGCCTTTCCTCAG CGAACCCAACCCTGAATTTGCCGCCATAGCCGCTTCTAATCATGCCGATCGGGATCGAAGCGGGGGAGgaggcggcggcggcggcggcggcggcggcggaaTGGATGGGGGTGGTTCGCGCAAACCGTTCAATCGAGCCAACAATGGCGGACCCATCGGATCTAATACCCCTCCCGTTGGTTCCTTAGCTGGATCTACTAATTTGGAGGGCGCGGGAGCTCCTCGGGCGCGGTTTTCGGCTAATGGCGTAGGTCCTCCTGCTGTTGGTTTAGGGACTTCCAATATGCCTTGGAACCCCAATGTGGCCCCGCCCGGATTGGCTCGAAATGCGATGGGTCTCAGTAGTGTCAGATCGAACGTAAAACGTTGA